The DNA sequence TCACCCGCAAGCTCAATGCTTTGGGCTTCACAGATGTTGTGGAGGGAACGGTGTACACCATCCTGATCCGGCTTGAAAAAAACAAGTTGGTGGAGACCACCAAGAAGCCCTCCGATATGGGACCGCCGCGCAAGTTTTTCGTGCTCAACGACGCGGGGCACAAGGAACTCCGGAAGTTCTGGGAAAAATGGGAGTTCGTATCATCAAAAATTGACGAGTTAAAGGAGAAAATATAATGAATTTTTGGGAAAAAATCACAGGCAGTGACATGACTAAAGAATTGAAAACTTTTGAATTGCGAGCCCAAAAGCTGCCGGCTGATTATCAAGCGGCATGGGAAAAAATTAAAGCCAATCTTTGGCCGCACTCAGATTTCACCGGTCGCAACCTCATGCCAATTCTTGACGGTGTGCTTGGCCTGCTCGAAGAAACGGCTGCGGACGGTCAGCGTGTCCAAGAGGTTTTGGGTGACGATATCAAAGGCTTCTGTTCAGCGCTGGCCGGCGAAGAAGGGGCAAAGTCTTTTCGCGACAAGTGGCGCGAGCAACTCAACAATAATATCGCTAAAAAATTAGGTAAATAGGAGGATAAAATGCGAATACAAGATATTATCGAAGGCAAAAAAGAGTGGCGGGCGCACATGGCGCGTGTCAAAGCGCTCCCGCAAGATTATCAGTTTGTTTATAAAGAGATTCAAAAATATCTCTTTAAGGTCGGCCCTGTTGAGCTAACCGAAGGGACGGGCTTGCTCTCGGGGATTATCGATCTTTTTGAAGAGGGCGCGGCCTTGGGGAAAGGCGTGCTCGAAGTGACGGGCAGTGACGTAGCGGCTTTCTGCGACGATCTAATCAAAGATTCAAAAACTTACGCTGACATCTACCAAGAATCTATTAACCAAGAAGTTAACAAGGCCATGAAAAAGGTGACGGCAAAAACAAAGTAAAGGGGTGATATGGGGATGGAAAAAGCAATCCAAGTGAAAGCGCTGCAAAAGTCTTACAAGCAGCTTCATGTCCTGAAGGGCGTGGATTTCGAGGTGGAAAAAGGCAGTATTTTCGCCCTGCTCGGCTCCAATGGTTCGGGCAAGACAACGATTGTCAAAATCCTCACCACGCTGCTCAAACAGGATAGCGGAACTGCCACCGTCAACGGCTTCAATGTTGCTTCAAGGCCTGACAATGTGAGGCAGTCGATCAGCCTGACCGGTCAATTTGCCGCCGTGGACGAGATTTTGACCGGACGGGAAAATTTGATCATGATCGCGAGGCTCAGGCACCTCAAAAATCCCCGTCAAGTCGCGGATGATTTACTGAACCGCTTCGGTCTGAACGAGGCCGCTGACCGCAGAGTTTCCACCTATTCGGGCGGTATGCGCCGTAGGCTGGACATCTCCATGAGCCTGGCAGGGAAACCGCAGCTCATTTTTCTTGACGAGCCGACCACCGGGCTTGACCCCGAGGGGCGCATCGAGGTTTGGAAGACGGTCAAAGAGCTTGCCGGCCACGGCACGACAGTATTTTTAACGACACAGTATTTGGAGGAAGCTGAACAGCTCGCCGACCGGATTGCCATTCTGCATGAAGGCCGGATTATCATCAGCGGCACGCTTGCTGAGCTGAAAAAGCTGTTCCCGCCCGCTAAGGTGGAGTATGTGGAAAAACAAC is a window from the Dehalobacter sp. DCA genome containing:
- a CDS encoding PadR family transcriptional regulator, which gives rise to MLENLTEMLKGVLEGCVMEIISRGQTYGYEITRKLNALGFTDVVEGTVYTILIRLEKNKLVETTKKPSDMGPPRKFFVLNDAGHKELRKFWEKWEFVSSKIDELKEKI
- a CDS encoding DUF1048 domain-containing protein: MNFWEKITGSDMTKELKTFELRAQKLPADYQAAWEKIKANLWPHSDFTGRNLMPILDGVLGLLEETAADGQRVQEVLGDDIKGFCSALAGEEGAKSFRDKWREQLNNNIAKKLGK
- a CDS encoding DUF1048 domain-containing protein, with amino-acid sequence MRIQDIIEGKKEWRAHMARVKALPQDYQFVYKEIQKYLFKVGPVELTEGTGLLSGIIDLFEEGAALGKGVLEVTGSDVAAFCDDLIKDSKTYADIYQESINQEVNKAMKKVTAKTK
- a CDS encoding ABC transporter ATP-binding protein, whose product is MEKAIQVKALQKSYKQLHVLKGVDFEVEKGSIFALLGSNGSGKTTIVKILTTLLKQDSGTATVNGFNVASRPDNVRQSISLTGQFAAVDEILTGRENLIMIARLRHLKNPRQVADDLLNRFGLNEAADRRVSTYSGGMRRRLDISMSLAGKPQLIFLDEPTTGLDPEGRIEVWKTVKELAGHGTTVFLTTQYLEEAEQLADRIAILHEGRIIISGTLAELKKLFPPAKVEYVEKQPTLEEIFLAIIGKRPRMD